A window of the Burkholderia sp. 9120 genome harbors these coding sequences:
- a CDS encoding UDP-glucose/GDP-mannose dehydrogenase family protein, which produces MNLTIIGSGYVGLVTGACLADIGHDVFCLDVDQRKIDVLNNGGVPIHEPGLQEIIARNRKAGRLTFSTNIEAAVAHGDIQFIAVGTPSDEDGSADLQYVLAAARNIGRHMTGFKVIVDKSTVPVGTASRVRDVIAAELAARNLNHMFSVVSNPEFLKEGAAVDDFTRPDRIVLGCDEDVPGEKARELMKRLYAPFNRNRERTLYMDVRSAEFTKYAANAMLATRISYMNELANLADRVGADIEAVRRGIGSDPRIGYDFLYAGCGYGGSCFPKDVQALIRIAADHKANLRILEAVEAVNDTQKQVLAHKIVARLGEDLSDRTFGVWGLAFKPNTDDMREAPSRPLIAELLRRGARVKAYDPVAIDESKRVFALDLKDVPQQHARLEFVKEEMDAAEGADALVIFTEWKVFKSPDFDSLKRILRTPLIFDGRNLYEPDALLELGIEYHAIGRQHALRNAPGKVGANGVPLTPADVAESGRRAVA; this is translated from the coding sequence ATGAACCTGACGATCATCGGTAGTGGCTACGTAGGGCTCGTGACGGGCGCCTGTCTGGCCGACATCGGCCACGACGTGTTCTGTCTCGACGTCGATCAGCGCAAGATCGACGTGCTCAACAATGGCGGCGTGCCGATCCATGAACCGGGTCTGCAGGAAATCATCGCGCGCAATCGCAAGGCCGGCCGCCTGACGTTCTCGACCAACATCGAAGCGGCGGTCGCGCACGGCGACATCCAGTTCATCGCGGTGGGCACGCCGTCGGACGAAGACGGTTCCGCCGACCTGCAATACGTGCTGGCCGCCGCGCGCAACATCGGCCGCCATATGACGGGCTTCAAGGTGATCGTCGACAAATCGACGGTGCCGGTCGGCACGGCCTCGCGCGTGCGCGACGTGATCGCCGCCGAACTGGCCGCGCGCAACCTCAATCACATGTTTTCGGTGGTCTCGAACCCCGAGTTCCTGAAGGAAGGCGCGGCTGTGGACGACTTCACGCGGCCCGACCGCATCGTGCTCGGTTGCGACGAAGACGTGCCCGGCGAAAAAGCCCGCGAGCTGATGAAGCGCCTGTACGCGCCGTTCAACCGCAATCGCGAACGCACGCTGTACATGGACGTGCGTTCCGCCGAATTCACCAAGTACGCGGCCAACGCGATGCTGGCCACGCGTATTTCGTACATGAACGAGCTGGCCAATCTGGCCGACCGCGTCGGCGCGGATATCGAAGCGGTGCGCCGTGGCATCGGCTCCGATCCGCGCATCGGCTACGACTTCCTGTACGCCGGTTGCGGCTACGGCGGGTCGTGCTTCCCGAAAGACGTGCAGGCACTGATCCGCATCGCCGCTGATCACAAGGCGAACCTGCGCATTCTCGAAGCGGTGGAAGCCGTCAACGACACGCAGAAGCAGGTGCTGGCGCACAAGATCGTCGCGCGTCTGGGCGAAGACCTGTCGGACCGCACGTTCGGCGTCTGGGGCCTCGCGTTCAAGCCGAATACCGACGACATGCGCGAAGCGCCGAGCCGTCCGCTGATCGCCGAACTGCTGCGCCGTGGCGCGCGCGTGAAAGCGTACGACCCGGTCGCGATCGACGAATCGAAGCGGGTGTTCGCGCTCGACCTGAAGGATGTGCCGCAGCAGCACGCGCGCCTCGAGTTCGTGAAGGAAGAGATGGACGCGGCGGAGGGCGCCGACGCGTTGGTGATCTTCACCGAATGGAAGGTCTTCAAGAGCCCGGACTTCGATTCGCTGAAACGGATCCTCAGGACGCCGCTGATTTTCGACGGCCGCAATCTGTACGAACCGGACGCGCTGCTCGAACTCGGGATCGAGTATCACGCGATCGGCCGTCAGCACGCGTTGCGCAATGCGCCGGGCAAGGTCGGCGCGAACGGCGTGCCGCTCACGCCGGCGGACGTGGCCGAGTCCGGCCGCCGCGCCGTCGCTTAA
- a CDS encoding exopolysaccharide biosynthesis protein codes for MFANVLIVCHANVCRSPAAEMLFKSRQRAVSRPSSAPIAFHSAGLRAMDGHGMDPVMRRLLAEQGVASGIHYSRRLNRNLVRSADLVLVTERAQVGAVEALDPAARGKVYPLGKWEADSDVADPHGCAETAYRESLVLIEHLVMGWLKKIC; via the coding sequence ATGTTCGCCAATGTACTGATCGTCTGCCACGCCAACGTGTGCCGTTCGCCGGCCGCCGAGATGCTGTTCAAGTCCCGGCAACGCGCGGTGTCGCGGCCGTCTTCGGCGCCGATCGCGTTTCATTCGGCGGGCCTGCGCGCGATGGACGGCCACGGCATGGACCCGGTGATGCGCCGCCTGCTCGCCGAGCAGGGCGTCGCCTCCGGGATCCATTACTCGCGGCGTCTGAACCGCAATCTGGTGCGCTCAGCGGACCTCGTGCTGGTCACCGAGCGCGCCCAGGTGGGCGCGGTCGAAGCGCTCGACCCGGCCGCGCGCGGCAAGGTCTATCCGCTCGGCAAGTGGGAAGCCGACTCCGACGTCGCCGACCCGCACGGCTGCGCGGAAACCGCTTATAGGGAGAGTCTCGTGCTCATCGAACATCTGGTCATGGGATGGCTGAAAAAAATATGCTGA
- a CDS encoding glycosyltransferase has protein sequence MKVTVLVPTYRRPADLARCLAALQRQSRAPDQVVVVARADDEATHTCLRDPAVPGALPLSVALVEAPGQVAALNRGLDAASGDVIAITDDDAAPHVDWVARIAAAFESDARLGALGGRDWVHERGRVLDGERQRVGKVTASGKIIGNHHLGAGGAREVDILKGANMSYRRDAIRTIRFDARLRGAGAQAHNDMGFSLAVKRAGWKLVYDPRVAVDHFPAERFDEDGRNAQTMAALRNAAFNFHLILRDQLPPLHRETAWWWWTLVGTRAYPGLTHAALALLSNQAGVKLSRWRAVRGGAHEARRARSGVAA, from the coding sequence ATGAAAGTGACGGTACTGGTTCCGACTTATCGCCGCCCGGCCGATCTGGCGCGCTGCCTCGCGGCACTGCAACGCCAGTCGCGTGCGCCCGACCAGGTGGTCGTGGTGGCGCGCGCCGACGACGAGGCGACCCACACCTGTCTGCGCGATCCGGCGGTGCCGGGTGCGCTGCCGCTGTCGGTGGCGCTGGTCGAGGCGCCCGGTCAGGTCGCGGCGCTGAATCGCGGGCTCGACGCGGCCAGCGGCGACGTGATCGCGATTACCGACGACGATGCCGCGCCGCACGTCGACTGGGTCGCCCGGATCGCCGCCGCGTTCGAAAGCGATGCGCGCCTCGGCGCGCTCGGCGGGCGCGACTGGGTGCACGAAAGAGGCCGCGTGCTGGATGGCGAGCGGCAGCGGGTGGGCAAGGTCACGGCGTCCGGCAAGATCATCGGCAATCATCATCTCGGCGCCGGCGGCGCGCGCGAAGTGGACATTCTGAAGGGCGCCAACATGAGCTACCGCCGCGACGCGATCCGCACGATCCGCTTCGACGCGCGCTTGCGCGGCGCGGGCGCGCAGGCTCACAACGACATGGGCTTCAGCCTCGCGGTGAAGCGCGCCGGCTGGAAGCTGGTGTACGACCCGCGCGTTGCGGTCGACCATTTTCCCGCCGAGCGTTTCGACGAAGACGGGCGCAACGCGCAAACCATGGCGGCGTTGCGCAATGCCGCGTTCAACTTCCATCTGATCCTGCGCGACCAGTTGCCGCCGCTGCACCGCGAAACCGCGTGGTGGTGGTGGACGCTGGTCGGCACGCGGGCCTATCCGGGACTCACGCATGCGGCGCTCGCTTTGCTGTCGAACCAGGCCGGGGTGAAGCTGTCGCGCTGGCGCGCGGTGCGCGGCGGCGCGCACGAGGCGCGCCGGGCGCGAAGCGGAGTGGCCGCATGA
- a CDS encoding undecaprenyl-phosphate glucose phosphotransferase: protein MLSVLSRIIDIAMVVLGATLATAVHSGKFVWLDDMERVSLAFDCLLVVVFFPALGIYQSWRGKPLYDLLCRVAGGWVMVEVTGVLISFSLHRSDSLSRLWLVYWAVATIVLLVVTKVIVYSVLRSLRREGFNQRAVAIVGGAPYGRFLIEQMRGRPEAGFTPIVVFDEEGTINPYEDPDAANAIDGVPVERDYQRMLQLVRQRAIRELWLALPISKEKAIHRFVMDLKNDFVNIRFIPDVRSLTLFNQPMVDLLGVPAINLAASPITDLRVLPKRVFDRLFALAALTALAPVMIVIAVMVKVSSPGPVFFRQKRKGIDGNQFEIYKFRSMKLHQEEAGKITQATRRDPRITAVGAFLRRTSLDELPQFINVLRGEMSVVGPRPHALEHDDIYKDLVKGYMHRYRIKPGITGWAQINGYRGETDRIEKMMGRVKLDLYYMQHWTFWLDIKIVVLTLWKGFAGSNAY, encoded by the coding sequence ATGCTGAGCGTTCTATCGAGAATCATCGACATCGCCATGGTCGTGCTCGGCGCGACGCTGGCGACGGCCGTGCATAGCGGGAAATTCGTGTGGCTGGACGACATGGAACGTGTGTCGCTCGCGTTCGACTGTCTGCTCGTGGTGGTGTTTTTCCCCGCGCTGGGCATCTATCAGTCGTGGCGCGGCAAGCCGCTCTACGACCTGCTGTGCCGGGTTGCCGGCGGCTGGGTGATGGTGGAAGTCACCGGCGTGCTGATCAGCTTCAGCCTGCACCGTTCGGACAGTCTGTCGCGGCTGTGGCTCGTCTACTGGGCGGTGGCCACGATCGTGCTGCTGGTGGTCACCAAGGTGATCGTCTATTCGGTGCTGCGCAGTCTGCGCCGCGAGGGCTTCAATCAGCGCGCGGTGGCGATCGTCGGCGGCGCGCCGTATGGGCGCTTTCTGATCGAACAGATGCGCGGCCGTCCGGAAGCGGGCTTCACGCCGATCGTGGTGTTCGACGAGGAAGGCACGATCAACCCGTATGAAGACCCGGACGCGGCCAATGCGATCGACGGCGTACCGGTGGAACGCGACTATCAGCGCATGTTGCAACTGGTGCGCCAGCGCGCGATCCGCGAGCTGTGGCTGGCCTTGCCGATCTCGAAGGAAAAGGCGATTCACCGCTTCGTGATGGACCTGAAGAACGACTTCGTGAACATCCGCTTCATTCCGGACGTGCGCAGCCTGACGCTGTTCAATCAGCCGATGGTCGACCTGCTCGGCGTGCCCGCGATCAACCTGGCCGCGTCGCCGATCACCGATCTGCGGGTGCTGCCCAAGCGCGTGTTCGACCGTCTGTTCGCGCTGGCCGCGTTGACCGCGCTGGCGCCGGTCATGATTGTGATTGCGGTGATGGTGAAGGTGAGTTCGCCGGGTCCGGTGTTCTTCCGCCAGAAGCGCAAGGGTATCGACGGCAATCAGTTCGAGATCTACAAGTTCCGCTCGATGAAGCTGCACCAGGAAGAGGCCGGCAAGATCACCCAGGCCACGCGGCGCGATCCGCGCATCACCGCGGTCGGCGCGTTCCTGCGGCGCACCAGTCTCGACGAGCTGCCGCAGTTCATCAACGTGCTGCGCGGCGAGATGTCGGTGGTCGGCCCGCGTCCGCACGCGCTCGAACACGACGACATCTACAAGGATCTGGTGAAGGGCTACATGCACCGCTACCGGATCAAGCCGGGCATTACCGGCTGGGCGCAGATCAACGGCTATCGCGGCGAAACCGACCGCATCGAAAAGATGATGGGCCGCGTCAAGCTCGATCTGTACTACATGCAGCACTGGACCTTCTGGCTCGACATCAAGATCGTCGTGCTGACGCTGTGGAAAGGATTCGCAGGCAGCAACGCTTACTGA
- a CDS encoding mannose-1-phosphate guanylyltransferase/mannose-6-phosphate isomerase yields the protein MTAPVTATPADTRSTQAKPLNVKLKVHPVILAGGSGTRLWPMSREQHPKQLIGLLGDDSLLQSTTRRLEGLEAGYPLTDQLVVVANEEQRFTTAEQLRTSGKPTRLILEPAGRDTAPALTVAALSIAAQDDDGIMVVMPADHAVTDLAGFHAAVTAGVEQAVAGHIVTMGIVPTRPETGFGYIRIGAALGASEASGASPGIPDDTENTGSEGTICAHKLDRFVEKPHLELAQRYIESKEYWWNSGIFIMRASTWLKAIRHFQPAIYEACHAAYAGGKADGDFFRLQRDAFSASPSNSIDYAVMEQLGSDQSAASGVVVPLQAGWSDVGSWDAIWDISEKDADQNVGRGRVMFEGAASTFAHSEGRLIACVGTQDLVVVETADAILVADKSRVQDVKKIVGRIRSDGGLEAANHRKVHRPWGNYDSVDTGERFQVKRIVVKPGARLSLQMHHHRAEHWIVVRGTALVTRGEERFIVSENESAYIPLGVTHRLENPGKMPLEMIEVQSGSYLGEDDIVRFDDTYGRQ from the coding sequence ATGACAGCTCCGGTTACGGCCACGCCCGCCGACACCCGGTCCACGCAAGCTAAGCCCCTGAACGTCAAGCTCAAGGTTCATCCCGTGATTCTGGCCGGTGGATCCGGCACGCGTTTGTGGCCGATGTCGCGCGAACAGCATCCCAAACAGTTGATCGGCCTGCTCGGCGACGATTCGCTGCTGCAGTCCACCACGCGGCGGCTCGAAGGACTCGAAGCCGGCTATCCGCTCACCGATCAGCTGGTCGTGGTCGCGAACGAAGAGCAGCGCTTCACCACCGCCGAGCAATTGCGCACGAGCGGCAAACCGACCCGCCTGATTCTCGAACCCGCCGGCCGCGATACCGCACCGGCGCTGACCGTAGCCGCGCTGTCGATCGCCGCGCAGGACGACGACGGCATCATGGTCGTGATGCCCGCCGATCACGCGGTCACCGACCTCGCGGGCTTCCACGCGGCCGTGACGGCCGGCGTGGAACAGGCGGTGGCCGGTCATATCGTGACGATGGGCATCGTGCCGACGCGGCCGGAAACCGGCTTTGGTTACATCCGGATCGGCGCGGCGCTGGGAGCGTCGGAGGCATCGGGCGCATCGCCTGGCATCCCTGACGATACGGAAAACACCGGCAGCGAAGGCACAATCTGCGCGCACAAGCTCGATCGCTTCGTCGAAAAGCCGCATCTCGAACTGGCGCAGCGCTATATCGAGTCGAAGGAGTACTGGTGGAACAGCGGCATTTTCATCATGCGCGCGTCGACGTGGCTGAAGGCGATCCGCCACTTCCAGCCGGCCATCTACGAAGCCTGCCACGCAGCCTACGCGGGCGGCAAGGCGGACGGCGACTTCTTCCGCCTGCAGCGCGATGCGTTCAGCGCGTCGCCGTCGAACTCGATCGATTACGCGGTGATGGAACAGCTCGGCAGCGATCAAAGCGCCGCCTCGGGCGTGGTCGTGCCGTTGCAGGCCGGTTGGTCGGACGTGGGCTCGTGGGACGCGATCTGGGACATCTCGGAGAAAGACGCCGACCAGAACGTGGGCCGCGGGCGCGTGATGTTCGAAGGCGCGGCATCGACCTTCGCGCATTCGGAAGGACGGCTGATTGCCTGCGTGGGTACGCAGGATCTGGTGGTGGTCGAAACGGCCGACGCGATTCTCGTGGCCGATAAATCGCGCGTGCAGGACGTCAAGAAGATCGTCGGACGGATTCGCAGCGACGGCGGGCTCGAAGCGGCCAACCATCGCAAGGTGCATCGCCCGTGGGGCAACTACGATTCCGTCGACACCGGCGAGCGCTTCCAGGTCAAACGCATTGTCGTGAAACCGGGTGCGCGGCTCTCGCTGCAAATGCATCATCACCGCGCCGAACACTGGATCGTGGTGCGCGGCACGGCGCTCGTCACGCGTGGCGAGGAACGCTTTATCGTCTCCGAAAACGAGTCGGCTTATATTCCGCTCGGCGTCACGCATCGACTCGAGAATCCGGGCAAGATGCCGCTCGAAATGATCGAGGTGCAGTCCGGCTCGTATCTCGGCGAAGACGATATCGTGCGGTTCGACGATACGTACGGCCGACAGTAA
- a CDS encoding glycosyltransferase — protein sequence MSTNVHVHLFYGADPRFYRPGDDIGCLYGYHHAQSDGFALSYSQDAPESKPVRLLRRALKAALGFDFIHTWRNRAEMLRADVIWTHTEQEWLSAALMLLLSGRKAGAEASPLLLAQSVWLLDKWPSYGILRSWLYRKLLSRADQLTTLATENAALCQRYFDRDATPLLYGLNTQDFPVKAPTEWLPHAPIRIAAIGNDRDRDWETLIKAFGNDSRYTVKLATRRRIPASLRAPNVEIALFSGIKKQHELYDWADLIVVPLRPNSHASGITVMLEAAAVGKPMVVTNVGALQDYFPAGEALYIPPFNPQALREAVDQLAASPLDGLRQAQAAAAGLLARDLTTQHYAMQHVRITQEMLRARAARTQPQARAQTSRPAARESRGGL from the coding sequence ATGAGTACAAACGTTCACGTTCACCTGTTTTACGGCGCCGACCCGCGCTTTTACCGGCCGGGCGACGACATCGGCTGCCTGTACGGCTATCACCACGCGCAGTCCGACGGCTTCGCGCTGAGCTATTCGCAGGACGCGCCCGAAAGCAAACCGGTGCGGCTGTTGCGGCGCGCGTTGAAGGCGGCGCTGGGGTTCGATTTCATCCATACGTGGCGCAATCGTGCCGAGATGCTGCGCGCGGACGTAATCTGGACGCATACCGAGCAGGAATGGCTCTCCGCCGCGCTGATGCTGTTGCTGAGCGGCCGCAAGGCCGGAGCCGAGGCTTCCCCCTTGCTGCTCGCACAAAGCGTGTGGCTGCTCGATAAATGGCCTTCGTACGGGATTCTGCGTAGCTGGCTGTATCGCAAGCTGCTGAGCCGCGCCGATCAACTGACCACGCTCGCCACTGAAAACGCCGCGCTGTGCCAGCGTTATTTCGATCGCGACGCGACGCCGCTGCTGTACGGGCTGAACACCCAGGACTTCCCCGTCAAGGCGCCGACCGAATGGTTGCCGCATGCGCCGATCCGCATTGCCGCGATCGGCAACGATCGCGACCGCGATTGGGAAACGCTGATCAAGGCCTTCGGCAACGATTCGCGCTACACGGTCAAGCTCGCGACGCGGCGGCGGATACCCGCGTCGCTGCGCGCGCCGAACGTCGAGATCGCGCTGTTTTCGGGCATTAAAAAGCAGCACGAGTTGTACGACTGGGCCGATCTGATCGTCGTGCCGCTGCGGCCGAATTCGCACGCCTCGGGGATCACGGTGATGCTCGAAGCGGCGGCCGTCGGCAAGCCGATGGTGGTCACCAACGTCGGCGCGTTGCAGGATTATTTTCCGGCCGGCGAGGCGCTTTATATTCCGCCGTTCAATCCGCAGGCGCTGCGCGAAGCGGTCGACCAGCTCGCCGCATCGCCGCTGGACGGCTTGCGTCAGGCGCAAGCGGCGGCGGCCGGTTTGCTGGCACGCGACCTGACCACCCAGCACTACGCGATGCAGCACGTGCGGATCACGCAGGAGATGCTGCGCGCGCGCGCCGCTCGCACGCAACCGCAGGCGAGGGCGCAAACCTCGCGGCCCGCCGCGCGTGAATCACGCGGAGGTCTCTAA
- a CDS encoding polysaccharide biosynthesis tyrosine autokinase — protein MGGPVRTEEEDIVLGQLIQVILDDIWWLIAIAAVIVAIAGAYCLLAKPIYSADAHVRVEQSDNTSQALTQTQTGAAITTGSTSLPTDAEIEIIKSRGVVGPVVQDLKLNFSVTPKTIPLLGSISAKLAAPGQLAKPWLGLSSYGWGGDVADVDSIDVVPALEGQKLALKVVDDQHYALFAGNGALLLRGQVGQQAQGGGVTMRVNKLVARPGEQFTVVRANDLDAITAFQSAITVQEQGKQTGVIQISLEDKSPEHAALVANALAQSYVRQHVSNKQADAIKMLDFLQSEEPRLKADLERAEAALTAYQRQSGSINASDEAKVYLEGSVQYEQQIAGLRLQMTQLSERYGDDHPMLVAARQQMAELEAQRTKYADRFRDLPATEVKAVQLQRDAKVAEDIYVLLLNRVQELSVQKAGTGGNVHIVDAALRPGAPVKPKKVLILSAAVILGLIAGTGFVFLRRNMFKGIDDPDQIERAFHLPVFGLVPLSAEQAVLESAFERGGERLRSVLANARPKDITVESLRSLRTSMQFTMMDARNRIIMLTGPMAGVGKSFLTVNLAVLLAHSGKRVLMIDGDMRRGALERYLGGVQDNGLSELLSGQISLEEAIRSSNVEGLSFISCGRRPPNPSELLMSPRLPQYLDGLAKRYDVILIDTPPVLAVTDASIIGAYAGSTFFVMRSGVHSEGEIQDALKRLRAAGVHVQGGIFNGMPRSRGGYDRGYAAVQEYLSA, from the coding sequence ATGGGCGGTCCGGTCAGGACCGAAGAAGAGGACATCGTCCTCGGGCAACTGATCCAGGTGATCCTCGACGACATCTGGTGGCTGATCGCGATCGCCGCGGTGATCGTCGCGATTGCCGGTGCTTACTGCCTGCTCGCCAAGCCGATCTATTCGGCCGACGCGCACGTGCGCGTCGAGCAATCCGACAACACGTCGCAGGCGCTCACGCAGACGCAAACGGGCGCGGCGATCACCACCGGCTCGACCTCGCTGCCGACGGACGCCGAAATCGAAATCATCAAGAGCCGTGGCGTGGTCGGCCCGGTCGTGCAGGACCTGAAGCTGAACTTCAGCGTCACGCCGAAGACGATTCCGCTGCTCGGTAGCATTTCGGCCAAGCTGGCCGCGCCGGGTCAACTGGCGAAGCCGTGGTTGGGCCTGTCGTCGTATGGCTGGGGCGGCGATGTGGCCGACGTCGATTCGATCGACGTGGTGCCCGCGCTCGAAGGCCAGAAGCTCGCGCTGAAGGTGGTCGACGATCAGCACTATGCGCTGTTCGCCGGGAACGGCGCGCTGCTGCTGCGCGGCCAGGTCGGCCAGCAGGCGCAGGGCGGCGGCGTGACGATGCGGGTCAACAAACTGGTCGCGCGTCCGGGCGAGCAGTTCACCGTGGTGCGCGCCAACGACCTCGACGCGATCACCGCGTTCCAGTCGGCGATCACCGTGCAGGAGCAGGGCAAGCAGACCGGCGTGATCCAGATCTCGCTGGAAGACAAGAGCCCGGAACACGCGGCGCTGGTCGCCAATGCGCTGGCGCAGTCGTATGTGCGCCAGCACGTGTCGAACAAGCAGGCCGACGCGATCAAGATGCTCGACTTCCTGCAAAGCGAAGAGCCGCGTCTGAAGGCCGATCTGGAGCGCGCGGAAGCCGCCTTGACCGCGTATCAGCGCCAGTCCGGCTCGATCAACGCGAGCGACGAAGCCAAGGTGTACCTGGAAGGCAGCGTGCAGTACGAGCAGCAGATCGCCGGTTTGCGTCTGCAGATGACGCAGCTCAGCGAGCGTTACGGCGACGACCATCCGATGCTGGTGGCCGCGCGTCAACAGATGGCCGAGCTGGAAGCGCAGCGCACCAAATATGCGGACCGTTTCCGCGACCTGCCGGCCACCGAAGTGAAGGCCGTGCAGTTGCAGCGCGATGCGAAGGTGGCGGAAGACATCTACGTGCTGTTGCTGAACCGCGTGCAGGAATTGTCGGTGCAGAAAGCGGGCACGGGCGGCAACGTACATATCGTCGACGCCGCGTTGCGCCCGGGCGCGCCGGTCAAGCCGAAGAAGGTGCTGATCCTGTCGGCGGCGGTGATTCTCGGCCTGATCGCGGGCACCGGCTTCGTGTTCCTGCGCCGCAATATGTTCAAGGGGATCGACGATCCGGATCAGATTGAGCGTGCGTTCCATCTGCCGGTGTTCGGCCTCGTGCCGTTGAGCGCCGAACAGGCGGTGCTCGAAAGCGCGTTCGAACGCGGCGGCGAACGTCTGCGTTCGGTGCTGGCGAATGCGCGGCCCAAGGACATCACGGTCGAAAGTCTGCGCAGCCTGCGCACCTCCATGCAGTTCACGATGATGGACGCGCGCAATCGCATCATCATGCTGACCGGCCCGATGGCCGGCGTCGGCAAGAGCTTCCTCACGGTCAACCTCGCGGTGCTGCTCGCGCATTCGGGCAAGCGCGTGCTGATGATCGACGGCGACATGCGGCGCGGCGCGCTCGAACGTTATCTGGGCGGCGTGCAGGACAACGGTTTGTCCGAGTTGCTGAGCGGCCAGATCTCGCTGGAAGAAGCGATCCGCAGTTCGAACGTGGAAGGCCTGAGCTTCATCTCGTGCGGCCGCCGTCCGCCGAATCCGTCGGAACTGTTGATGTCGCCGCGGCTGCCGCAATACCTCGACGGGCTCGCCAAACGCTACGATGTGATCCTGATCGACACGCCGCCGGTGCTGGCGGTGACCGATGCGTCGATCATCGGCGCGTATGCCGGTTCGACCTTCTTCGTGATGCGCTCGGGCGTGCACAGCGAAGGCGAGATCCAGGACGCGCTGAAGCGTCTGCGCGCGGCCGGCGTGCATGTGCAGGGCGGCATCTTCAACGGCATGCCGCGCTCGCGCGGCGGCTACGACCGTGGCTACGCGGCGGTGCAGGAATACCTGAGCGCCTGA
- a CDS encoding polysaccharide biosynthesis/export family protein — translation MLMKKLAPHSAANFKSKLAASLLLTSFLSACATAPGNYLDTSRLKDDGQHQSQPAETYPVHLIDSQLVAAQAQQAAAKTQVLPTSTISDPSQYVYRLSPQDILGITVWDHPELTTPQGSTLSAGGNTTQSVGGALQQPYTAALPGQADPYGQTIAADGTIFFPFVGRIRAAGKTVGELRDQLSSGLVRYIRNPQVDVRVLSYRGQKVQVTGEVKTPGPLAVSDVPLTLVDAITRSGGTNSDADIQRVRLTRNNRLYVLDADRMLDKGDTTQNVMLQNGDVINVPDRTDSRIFVMGEVKTPIQVPIIRGRMTIADALTQSGGILDTDANPRQIYVMRGMKDHPTTPDVYRLDMTQPDSIMLSSQFQLQPLDVVYVGTAASTTFNRVLQQILPSVQTLFYLKQLTR, via the coding sequence ATGCTGATGAAAAAACTCGCACCGCATTCAGCGGCGAACTTCAAATCGAAACTCGCCGCCTCACTTTTGCTGACGTCCTTTCTGTCGGCCTGCGCCACCGCACCGGGCAATTATCTCGACACGTCGCGTCTGAAAGACGACGGCCAGCATCAGTCGCAGCCCGCCGAAACCTATCCGGTGCATCTGATCGATTCGCAGCTCGTGGCCGCGCAGGCGCAACAGGCCGCCGCGAAGACCCAGGTGCTGCCGACCTCGACCATCAGCGATCCGTCGCAGTATGTGTACCGGCTTTCGCCGCAGGACATTCTCGGCATCACCGTGTGGGATCACCCGGAATTGACCACGCCGCAGGGCAGCACGCTGTCGGCGGGCGGCAACACCACGCAGTCGGTGGGCGGCGCGTTGCAGCAGCCGTACACGGCCGCGTTGCCGGGCCAGGCCGACCCGTACGGCCAGACCATCGCCGCCGACGGCACGATCTTCTTCCCGTTCGTCGGCCGGATTCGCGCCGCGGGCAAAACCGTCGGCGAGCTGCGCGATCAGTTGAGCAGCGGCCTCGTGCGCTATATCCGCAATCCGCAGGTCGACGTGCGCGTGCTGTCGTATCGCGGCCAGAAGGTGCAGGTGACCGGCGAAGTGAAGACGCCGGGCCCGCTCGCGGTCAGCGACGTGCCGCTCACGCTGGTCGACGCGATCACGCGCTCGGGCGGCACGAATTCGGACGCCGATATCCAGCGCGTGCGCCTCACGCGCAACAACAGGCTCTACGTGCTCGACGCCGATCGCATGCTCGACAAAGGCGACACCACGCAGAACGTGATGCTGCAGAACGGCGACGTGATCAACGTGCCGGACCGCACCGACAGCCGCATCTTCGTGATGGGCGAAGTGAAGACGCCGATCCAGGTGCCGATCATTCGCGGCCGCATGACGATCGCCGACGCGCTCACGCAGTCGGGCGGCATTCTCGACACGGACGCCAATCCGCGTCAGATCTACGTGATGCGCGGCATGAAAGACCATCCGACCACGCCGGACGTCTACCGCCTCGACATGACGCAGCCGGACTCGATCATGCTGTCCTCGCAGTTCCAGTTGCAGCCGCTGGACGTCGTGTATGTGGGCACCGCCGCTTCGACCACCTTCAACCGTGTGTTGCAGCAGATCCTGCCGAGCGTGCAGACCTTGTTCTACCTGAAACAACTGACGCGCTAG